Proteins encoded in a region of the Bactrocera tryoni isolate S06 chromosome 4, CSIRO_BtryS06_freeze2, whole genome shotgun sequence genome:
- the LOC120775006 gene encoding rRNA 2'-O-methyltransferase fibrillarin-like yields the protein MKIQLLLIVLIAVLALVIGVPVPGGGGGGGGGGGGRGCNCERGGGGGGGGGGGGGWGNGPGGPGGAGGPDCVRPSWMPPCPP from the exons ATGAAGATCCAGTTACTGTTAATTGTTTTAATCGCTGTGTTGGCGTTGGTTATAG GCGTACCAGTGCCAGGaggcggtggcggtggcggcggcggcggtggtggtCGAGGTTGCAATTGTGAACGTGGAGGCGGTGGAGgaggcggcggcggcggtggtggtggttgGGGTAATGGGCCTGGCGGTCCAGGTGGTGCAGGTGGTCCAGATTGCGTAAGACCTTCTTGGATGCCTCCGTGTCCGCCATAA
- the LOC120775589 gene encoding calpain small subunit 1-like, with product MKFYALFAFVLALVAMAMAMPEPLPGGGGGGGGGGGLTFEELGGGGGGGGGGGLNLELGGGGGGGGGGGK from the exons ATGAAGTTCTACGCTCTCTTTGCTTTTGTCCTGGCCTTAGTGGCGATGGCTATGG CCATGCCTGAACCTCTGCCcggtggtggcggcggcggcggtggcggtggtggtCTCACCTTTGAAGAACTCGGTGgaggcggcggcggcggtggtggtggtggcctCAACCTTGAGCTCGGCGGaggcggtggtggtggcggcggcggtggcaaGTAA